From Roseibium alexandrii DFL-11, the proteins below share one genomic window:
- a CDS encoding ABC transporter ATP-binding protein translates to MAVSDIDQPERKLTPVTEHSENILSVRDITVGFGSKIILQDLDLDVHRGEVLGFVGGSGTGKSVLMRTILGLTPRRAGRISVFGHDLSSASDKTRRMIERRWGVLFQQGALFSSLTVKQNIQVPMREHLKLSQRLMDELATLKLELVGLPQDAADKLPSELSGGMVKRASLARALALDPDLVFLDEPTSGLDPIGAAAFDSLIGNLSSTLDLTVYMVTHDLDSLHSICDRIAVLGQKRVLAIGPMEDMMKNDDPWIKSYFRGARALRRT, encoded by the coding sequence ATGGCAGTTTCAGACATCGACCAACCTGAGCGCAAATTGACGCCGGTCACGGAGCATTCGGAGAATATCCTTTCGGTCCGGGACATTACTGTGGGGTTCGGATCCAAGATCATCTTACAGGATCTCGACCTCGATGTGCATCGGGGTGAAGTGCTTGGTTTTGTCGGCGGGTCGGGTACTGGCAAGTCGGTCCTGATGCGGACGATACTCGGATTGACGCCGAGACGGGCCGGCCGGATTTCTGTCTTCGGTCATGATCTATCGAGCGCATCTGACAAAACCCGCAGGATGATCGAACGCCGTTGGGGCGTGCTGTTTCAACAGGGCGCGCTGTTTTCATCGCTGACCGTGAAGCAGAACATCCAGGTTCCGATGCGGGAGCATTTGAAACTGTCCCAGCGCCTGATGGACGAACTTGCCACCTTGAAGCTGGAACTGGTGGGCTTGCCGCAAGACGCGGCGGACAAGCTTCCATCAGAACTTTCCGGCGGTATGGTCAAGCGTGCGAGCCTTGCCCGTGCCCTTGCACTCGACCCGGATTTGGTGTTTCTGGATGAACCAACGTCCGGCTTGGATCCTATTGGGGCTGCTGCGTTCGATTCGTTGATTGGAAATTTGAGTTCCACACTGGATTTGACCGTTTATATGGTTACTCACGACCTCGACAGTTTGCATTCCATCTGTGATCGCATCGCAGTTCTCGGGCAAAAGCGTGTTCTTGCGATCGGGCCAATGGAAGACATGATGAAAAATGACGACCCTTGGATTAAGTCTTACTTCCGAGGGGCGCGGGCTCTGCGCCGCACATGA
- a CDS encoding MlaD family protein: protein METRANYILIGAFMIATLFSAFGFIYWLAVTAESRQNVEVKILFPGAVTGLPVGGQVLFNGIKVGDVSSLDFAPGDPTKVLATVRIRPSTPLREDTKATLNFTGLTGVAYVDLIGGTSSSPLLLNPDGSQTPNNIPLINAERSFFDDIVDGARDVLKRADSTMKTVDQLLQDNGPVISKTIQNVETFSDALAANSDGVKDFMASIGKASDAFSSLSTRLEGLVDEGERLLAAVPSDKVTAIVDDLQAFSGSLGKASTDIDTLMADAQNAAKELTEFTERLNDGLGNVQSIVQAVKPEDIEKVMKGAAALGEVLEKRSGDIDELVVATSNTMQGVNNIVEMLRAREGTINDVITGTRDIVGKVDAIVTRGVEIAAVIDPLRVDEIVASVATLTEGLNISLVRVDEIIASVDPATIGETVDSVASIVDNFNNQQSQINEIIASTKSTIQNFEAVSATVRGQDDRIAALVEDVQVAAERFASTLQSADELLRAVDPEKIANIVGSVETAASGLAGEDGIPAILQSARQAADNVQQMTADLSKRTPDVDQIITDAQQMTATLNSTSVRVESLVEKVSEMVDGDGEGLIKEATLAAQAIRKVAVAFESRADAIAGGLSKFATQGSADLTSALAQFNRTLVSIQRAAQSFEQSPNRVIFGGEDVPTYQGGRRR, encoded by the coding sequence ATGGAAACCCGCGCAAATTACATCCTGATTGGCGCTTTTATGATTGCGACCTTGTTCAGCGCGTTCGGGTTCATCTATTGGCTCGCTGTGACCGCTGAATCGCGTCAGAATGTCGAAGTCAAAATCCTGTTTCCTGGTGCAGTGACCGGCTTGCCTGTGGGGGGGCAGGTATTGTTCAACGGCATCAAGGTCGGCGATGTTTCATCGCTGGATTTTGCACCAGGTGACCCGACCAAGGTTCTGGCGACGGTCCGAATCCGGCCATCCACACCGCTCCGCGAAGATACCAAGGCAACATTGAATTTCACCGGCTTGACCGGTGTTGCCTATGTGGATCTGATCGGCGGAACGAGTTCCTCTCCGCTTCTGTTGAATCCGGATGGCAGCCAGACTCCGAATAACATCCCGCTGATCAATGCCGAGCGGTCGTTTTTTGACGACATCGTGGATGGCGCGCGGGACGTACTGAAACGTGCGGATTCGACGATGAAAACCGTTGATCAGCTCCTTCAGGACAATGGTCCCGTAATTTCCAAAACAATTCAGAACGTTGAGACGTTCTCAGACGCTCTGGCCGCAAATTCCGATGGCGTGAAGGATTTCATGGCAAGCATCGGAAAGGCCTCGGACGCGTTTTCCAGCCTTTCTACGCGGCTTGAAGGCTTGGTGGATGAAGGTGAACGGCTTCTGGCAGCTGTCCCGTCCGACAAGGTCACGGCCATTGTGGACGACCTGCAGGCCTTTTCTGGAAGCCTTGGCAAGGCGAGCACAGATATCGACACTTTGATGGCTGATGCACAAAACGCGGCCAAGGAACTGACCGAGTTCACCGAGCGCCTCAATGATGGGCTCGGCAACGTTCAAAGCATTGTTCAGGCGGTGAAGCCAGAAGACATCGAAAAGGTCATGAAAGGTGCCGCAGCGCTTGGCGAAGTGCTGGAAAAGCGCTCGGGTGACATTGATGAACTGGTCGTGGCAACGTCCAACACGATGCAGGGCGTAAACAACATTGTTGAGATGCTGCGCGCACGCGAGGGCACCATCAATGACGTGATCACCGGGACGCGCGATATCGTCGGTAAGGTTGATGCGATCGTAACCCGCGGTGTCGAGATCGCCGCGGTAATCGATCCGCTGCGTGTCGACGAGATTGTCGCGTCCGTGGCAACACTCACAGAAGGACTGAATATCTCTCTCGTTCGTGTGGATGAAATCATTGCGAGCGTCGACCCGGCTACCATTGGTGAGACCGTCGACAGTGTTGCGAGCATTGTCGACAACTTCAACAATCAGCAGAGCCAGATCAACGAAATCATCGCCTCCACAAAATCCACGATCCAGAATTTTGAGGCGGTTTCAGCAACAGTTCGCGGCCAGGATGACCGGATTGCAGCGCTCGTTGAAGATGTTCAGGTCGCCGCAGAACGGTTCGCCTCTACGCTCCAGTCTGCCGATGAACTGTTGCGCGCTGTTGATCCGGAAAAGATCGCCAATATTGTCGGCTCGGTCGAAACTGCGGCGAGTGGCCTTGCTGGAGAAGATGGCATCCCGGCAATCCTGCAAAGCGCGCGTCAGGCAGCTGACAACGTTCAGCAAATGACGGCGGACTTGAGCAAACGCACACCTGATGTCGATCAGATCATTACCGATGCCCAGCAGATGACCGCGACCCTCAACTCCACATCGGTCCGGGTTGAGAGCCTTGTCGAAAAGGTTTCCGAAATGGTCGATGGCGACGGCGAGGGCTTGATCAAGGAGGCAACGCTTGCAGCGCAAGCGATACGGAAGGTCGCGGTTGCGTTCGAGAGCCGTGCCGATGCCATTGCGGGTGGCCTGTCGAAATTTGCCACCCAGGGGTCTGCGGATCTGACATCCGCATTGGCGCAGTTCAATCGCACGCTGGTCTCGATCCAGCGGGCAGCACAAAGCTTTGAACAAAGTCCGAACCGCGTCATTTTCGGCGGTGAAGATGTGCCGACCTATCAAGGCGGGCGGCGCCGGTGA
- a CDS encoding ABC-type transport auxiliary lipoprotein family protein: MTQADSRLSRRAFISALGAGAVVSGCASSGPAAFYSLQAADVGGLSGRSSRVQVLVAPPRALKALDTTYIAVVDSGPVYSYFPNVAWADTLPNVVQNKLLQTLQNTGRLRGVGLPGDGLLIDYQLQTDIRAFELNIEGANRGVVEIAARVVNDRNGRTVANNVFRRETPSGSSDVEKAVEAMNQSAEQVFADIAAWTLRNV; encoded by the coding sequence ATGACACAGGCAGACAGCCGACTGAGCCGGCGGGCGTTTATCAGCGCGCTGGGCGCCGGTGCCGTGGTGTCCGGTTGCGCGAGCTCGGGCCCTGCAGCCTTTTACAGTTTGCAGGCTGCTGATGTCGGCGGGTTGTCCGGACGATCCAGCCGTGTCCAGGTGCTTGTAGCGCCACCGCGGGCGCTCAAGGCACTCGATACGACCTATATCGCCGTGGTCGACAGCGGTCCGGTCTATTCTTACTTCCCGAACGTTGCCTGGGCCGACACGCTTCCGAACGTGGTGCAGAACAAGCTCCTGCAAACGCTTCAAAATACCGGACGGCTCCGCGGCGTCGGACTGCCGGGTGACGGATTGCTGATCGATTATCAACTACAGACGGATATCCGGGCGTTTGAACTGAATATTGAAGGGGCCAACCGCGGTGTTGTTGAGATTGCGGCGCGGGTAGTCAATGACCGCAATGGCCGTACTGTTGCCAACAATGTGTTCCGGCGGGAAACCCCGTCCGGCAGCTCCGACGTTGAAAAGGCAGTTGAAGCCATGAACCAGTCGGCAGAACAGGTGTTTGCCGATATTGCGGCCTGGACGCTCAGAAACGTCTGA
- a CDS encoding TRAP transporter large permease encodes MLEALIGFAALFGLVLLRVPIAVAMIIVGTAGFAMLRNWNAAFNLLGNAAFDTGLSFTLSVIPLFILMGNLLTISGVSQSLFTTAHRALHKMRGGLAMATIVACGGFSAVCGSSLATAATMSKVAMPSMRKAGYADSLATGSIAAGGTLGILIPPSVILIIYGLLTEADIGKLFVAGIIPGLLGVVFYMAAVYVTVLMKPNLAPSSHDDIPVERKDVWGVLAVLGLFAIIMIGIYGGFFTPTEAAGVGAATAFLIALFSGGLTFEKLFQAGLNCARTTAMIFAIIIGAEVFSNFISYAGVPDALLEFVQSLDVNAYVVILVLVLIYVILGAVLESLSMILLTVPVFFPLVTSLDFGTGALSDPEMVLIWFGIIVVVVTEISLISPPIGLNVFVLRSVLTDVPLRTMFAGILPFWAADILRLGLLIAVPALSLALI; translated from the coding sequence GTGCTTGAGGCTCTGATTGGTTTTGCCGCCCTGTTCGGCCTTGTCCTGCTGCGTGTGCCGATCGCCGTTGCCATGATTATCGTCGGCACAGCCGGGTTTGCCATGCTGCGCAATTGGAACGCGGCCTTCAATCTCCTGGGCAATGCGGCCTTCGACACCGGTTTGTCCTTCACCTTGTCTGTTATTCCGCTGTTCATCTTGATGGGCAATCTGCTGACCATTTCCGGCGTCAGCCAATCCCTGTTCACGACGGCACACCGGGCGCTTCACAAGATGCGTGGCGGCCTGGCAATGGCGACGATCGTTGCGTGTGGTGGGTTCTCAGCTGTTTGCGGGTCGTCGCTCGCAACAGCCGCCACCATGTCGAAGGTGGCGATGCCATCGATGCGCAAGGCCGGATATGCCGACAGCCTGGCAACTGGCTCCATCGCCGCCGGTGGCACGCTCGGCATCCTGATCCCGCCAAGCGTTATTCTGATCATCTACGGCCTTTTGACAGAGGCCGATATTGGGAAACTCTTTGTTGCCGGTATCATTCCAGGACTTTTGGGCGTCGTGTTCTACATGGCGGCTGTCTATGTAACGGTGCTCATGAAGCCGAACCTCGCCCCGTCCAGTCACGATGACATCCCCGTCGAACGCAAGGATGTGTGGGGGGTTCTCGCCGTACTTGGCCTGTTTGCGATCATCATGATCGGGATCTATGGCGGGTTCTTCACGCCGACAGAGGCCGCAGGGGTCGGCGCTGCCACAGCGTTTTTGATAGCACTGTTCTCAGGTGGTTTGACGTTCGAGAAACTGTTCCAAGCCGGTTTGAACTGCGCGCGGACCACCGCAATGATCTTCGCCATTATCATTGGTGCCGAGGTCTTCTCCAACTTCATAAGTTATGCCGGAGTTCCCGATGCCCTTCTGGAATTCGTCCAATCGCTCGATGTGAATGCCTATGTTGTCATTCTCGTTCTGGTGCTGATCTATGTGATCCTCGGCGCGGTTCTGGAAAGCCTGTCGATGATCCTCTTGACCGTGCCGGTGTTCTTTCCGCTCGTCACGTCTTTAGATTTCGGCACTGGCGCGTTGAGCGATCCGGAGATGGTGCTGATCTGGTTCGGCATCATCGTGGTGGTTGTGACTGAAATCAGTCTGATTTCACCGCCCATCGGCCTCAATGTATTCGTACTGCGCTCTGTTCTGACCGATGTGCCGCTGCGTACGATGTTCGCCGGCATCCTGCCCTTCTGGGCAGCCGACATCCTGCGTTTGGGCCTGCTCATTGCAGTCCCGGCGCTCTCGCTCGCACTCATCTAG
- a CDS encoding TRAP transporter small permease yields MTDVSDKSTAGRTSRVRPVINAVLGGACLVVLFALIGLTCIDVVARYLFNSPVTGAYELTELLLATLIFLALPLTTLAGEHIEVELLDGVKSPFLKRFGTLIAGICTIGIFILIAMELTEHAEKLQRRGQVTDSLEIPLYLIGWLGAASFSVSAIAAAVFFYSRFRKEA; encoded by the coding sequence GTGACCGACGTTTCTGACAAATCGACGGCAGGCCGGACCTCAAGGGTCCGGCCTGTTATCAATGCGGTTCTGGGCGGCGCGTGCCTTGTGGTGCTGTTTGCGTTGATCGGCCTCACATGTATCGATGTCGTGGCCCGGTATCTCTTCAACAGCCCGGTCACTGGCGCTTATGAATTGACCGAGCTGCTGCTGGCCACACTCATCTTTCTGGCTCTGCCACTGACGACACTTGCCGGCGAACATATCGAAGTTGAGCTTCTGGACGGCGTCAAAAGCCCGTTTTTGAAGCGCTTTGGCACGCTGATTGCCGGCATTTGCACGATCGGTATCTTCATACTGATTGCCATGGAGCTGACCGAGCACGCTGAAAAGCTTCAGCGCCGTGGACAGGTGACTGACTCCCTTGAAATTCCGCTGTATCTCATCGGCTGGCTCGGAGCTGCCTCCTTCAGCGTTTCGGCCATTGCCGCCGCTGTTTTCTTCTACTCCCGTTTTCGCAAAGAGGCCTAA
- a CDS encoding TRAP transporter substrate-binding protein, whose translation MKHLKHLSILAGLTAGTLTGFTAAASADELVLSSWLPPKHPVVTGVIEPWAEQVADATEGRVTVRVLPKPLGPPPAHYDLAADGVADITYGLHSFTKDDRFLRSRIGQFSFIADTATDGSKAYWNVYGGTLDAHAEHEGTKLLGLWVHGPGMFHNNQRKIESADDFSGLKVRTPGGYIAGLSQDLGITTQFMGPGEVYEKLSRGVIDGVTFPMEALQAFNLTDHIKYSMKIPGGIYNTSWFLVMNEDVWDGISAEDQAAIEKVSGEALAELAGGVWDGADTRGAAYIADKDIEVYDAPAPVLAKIKELAGKHEGAWVEAVSATGFDGAAALSEFRAQTNVSN comes from the coding sequence GTGAAACACTTGAAGCATCTATCTATCCTGGCCGGCTTGACCGCCGGAACACTGACCGGCTTCACCGCTGCAGCGTCCGCAGATGAACTTGTGCTGTCATCCTGGTTGCCGCCAAAGCACCCGGTCGTGACAGGGGTTATCGAGCCTTGGGCTGAGCAGGTCGCCGACGCAACAGAAGGCCGTGTGACTGTTCGCGTTCTGCCAAAGCCGCTTGGCCCGCCACCGGCCCACTATGACCTTGCCGCTGACGGTGTTGCTGACATCACCTATGGCCTGCACTCTTTCACCAAGGACGACCGTTTCCTTCGCTCCCGCATCGGCCAGTTCTCCTTCATTGCAGACACGGCAACAGACGGCTCCAAAGCCTACTGGAATGTGTATGGCGGCACCCTCGACGCCCATGCAGAACATGAAGGCACCAAGCTGCTTGGCCTTTGGGTGCATGGCCCGGGCATGTTCCACAACAACCAGCGCAAAATCGAATCCGCGGACGACTTCTCCGGTCTGAAAGTCCGGACACCGGGCGGCTATATCGCTGGCTTGTCTCAGGACCTTGGCATCACCACTCAGTTCATGGGACCAGGCGAAGTCTATGAAAAGCTTTCGCGCGGCGTGATCGACGGTGTTACCTTCCCGATGGAAGCGCTTCAGGCGTTCAACCTCACCGACCACATCAAGTATTCCATGAAAATCCCGGGCGGCATTTACAACACGTCCTGGTTCCTGGTCATGAACGAAGACGTCTGGGACGGCATCTCTGCAGAAGATCAGGCTGCGATTGAAAAGGTCTCAGGAGAAGCTCTTGCAGAACTCGCAGGTGGTGTCTGGGACGGCGCTGATACCCGCGGTGCAGCTTATATCGCGGACAAGGACATCGAAGTTTATGATGCCCCTGCCCCGGTACTCGCCAAGATCAAGGAACTGGCCGGCAAACACGAAGGTGCATGGGTTGAGGCCGTTTCCGCCACCGGTTTTGACGGTGCAGCGGCGCTCAGTGAGTTCCGCGCCCAAACCAACGTCAGCAATTGA
- a CDS encoding MarR family winged helix-turn-helix transcriptional regulator translates to MTEHGNETDFTPNGFQLETFFPYLVRVFYSDVTRALADVYQRDYGMAPAEWRVMAILGSSVEGLQASEIVHRSSMDKVVVSRAVKRMEDRGFLTRQSNEADGRSYLLSLSKSGRSAFQDLAPKLLAVEQKMLGGLAPQEIEAMLDIMTRIRANLDAETGETGA, encoded by the coding sequence ATGACAGAACACGGAAACGAGACGGATTTCACACCGAACGGCTTCCAGCTGGAAACATTTTTCCCGTATTTGGTCAGGGTGTTTTATTCCGATGTCACCCGGGCGCTGGCTGATGTTTACCAGCGTGATTACGGCATGGCGCCGGCCGAATGGCGGGTAATGGCCATTCTCGGCTCCAGTGTAGAGGGGCTGCAGGCGAGCGAAATCGTGCATCGGTCGAGTATGGACAAGGTCGTAGTCAGCCGAGCCGTCAAGCGCATGGAAGACCGCGGTTTCCTGACCCGTCAATCCAATGAGGCCGATGGCCGGAGTTATCTCCTGTCTCTATCGAAGAGCGGGCGATCCGCTTTCCAAGATCTGGCTCCAAAGCTGTTGGCGGTCGAGCAGAAAATGCTTGGCGGATTGGCGCCGCAAGAAATTGAGGCGATGCTGGATATCATGACCAGGATCCGGGCAAACCTTGACGCGGAAACCGGGGAGACTGGCGCATAA